A stretch of Mya arenaria isolate MELC-2E11 chromosome 14, ASM2691426v1 DNA encodes these proteins:
- the LOC128216186 gene encoding uncharacterized protein LOC128216186, with protein sequence MRKHKKPHVCNETYCKTCKDFVEEDHQCFMQPVEEDEPTTATDNTKDIKYIFFDFECTQDQQLQCEKGCLSGADGKCVNCNKANCGSFEHQPNLCVVQRVCNQCLDSNLCIDSECKHCGENGLVFKRNQTTQQFCQWLFSEENVGATVVCHNFKGYDSYPILQYLHDNAILPEVITNGTKFMSIKVPVCKIRFIDSMNFIPMALTDMPKAFGITELSKGYFPHLFNREENQTKTMTKLPDLKYYDPDGMKIDKRLEFLAWYDIHKKDAFDLQYELLKYCRSDVDILRKCCLKFRKLFQEITQKDEVLGIDPFEKCLTIASACNLVFRRNFLEHESIGIIPTHGYRPEEKQSVLAYKWLAYLAHQKDMYIQHGRNVGEKQIGPYKVDGYYETEEGEKVVLEMNGCFWHGCNRCFKSNTVNSVNDMTMGDLYARTMDKQQYIESLGYTYVSKWECDFKKEIQDVPGLQEFIKYVNIVTPLEPRDAFYGGRTEGFKLYEEASKDQEINYYDVTSLYPYVNKTGKIPLGHPEIVTENFKDITKYEGLIKCKIVPPRGLYLPVLPMKSYGKLLFSLCRSCADQYQQSPCQHTDNERAFHGTCVTDEVKMALSQGYKILNIYEVWHFDKISQYDQNSKCGGIFTEYVNTFLKVKQEASRWPEWCKTEDDKQSYIQRFYDKEGILLDYDRICKNPGLRSLAKLMLNSFWGKFGQRTNLAQTSYVTDTKEFFDFMTSDQQEIKNIRFVNEETVQLDWAYNEDFIEASSRTNVVIAAYTTAQARLKLYSYLQGLNERTLYCDTDSIIFSSKPGQLETTTRRLSGRYDGRGFGKQNYELCDWWTKKLCIQNRTM encoded by the coding sequence ATGCGGAAGCATAAGAAACCCCACGTGTGTAACGAAACATACTGTAAGACCTGCAAAGACTTTGTGGAAGAAGATCACCAATGTTTTATGCAGCCAGTGGAAGAGGATGAACCTACGACTGCAACCGATAACACAAAGgacatcaaatatatattttttgactTTGAATGCACACAAGATCAACAGCTCCAGTGCGAGAAAGGATGTCTTTCAGGCGCGGATGGAAAGTGTGTTAATTGCAATAAAGCAAATTGTGGCTCATTTGAACATCAGCCGAACTTATGCGTTGTGCAAAGGGTGTGCAATCAGTGCCTTGATAGTAACTTATGTATCGATTCAGAGTGTAAACATTGTGGGGAAAATGgacttgtttttaaaagaaaccaAACCACACAGCAGTTTTGTCAATGGTTATTCTCTGAGGAAAATGTTGGAGCTACCGTCGTGTGTCATAACTTTAAGGGATATGATAGCTATCCAATTCTACAATACTTACATGACAATGCCATCCTCCCTGAGGTCATTACCAATGGAACGAAATTTATGTCTATCAAAGTTCCTGTATGCAAGATCCGCTtcatagactcaatgaatttcATTCCGATGGCTTTAACGGACATGCCTAAAGCATTTGGAATCACAGAATTATCTAAGGGCTATTTTCCACATCTGTTTAATCGAGaggaaaatcaaacaaaaacaatgacaaagTTACCAGACCTTAAGTACTACGACCCAGATGGTATGAAAATAGACAAACGTTTGGAGTTCCTTGCATGGTATGACATTCACAAAAAGGACGCGTTTGATTTACAATATGAACTGTTAAAATACTGCCGATCCGATGTGGACATTCTGAGGAAATGCTGTCTGAAGTTTCGTAAATTGTTTCAGGAAATAACGCAAAAGGATGAAGTTCTCGGCATAGATCCGTTTGAAAAATGTTTGACCATTGCATCGGCATGTAATTTGGTGTTCAGGCGAAATTTTCTGGAGCACGAAAGTATTGGCATTATTCCAACACACGGGTACAGACCTGAAGAGAAACAGTCTGTTTTAGCATACAAATGGTTGGCTTACCTTGCACACCAAAAAGATATGTACATACAACATGGACGAAATGTCGGTGAAAAACAAATAGGTCCTTACAAAGTTGACGGATACTATGAAACTGAAGAAGGAGAGAAAGTTGTTTTAGAAATGAATGGTTGCTTTTGGCACGGTTGCAACCGGTGCTTTAAAAGTAACACCGTCAATTCCGTGAATGATATGACAATGGGTGATCTGTATGCCAGAACAATGGATAAACAACAGTATATAGAGTCCCTGGGATATACGTACGTGTCCAAGTGGGAATgcgattttaaaaaggaaatacaagATGTCCCAGGGTTGCAAGaatttatcaaatatgttaatatagTGACCCCTTTGGAGCCACGAGATGCGTTTTACGGTGGAAGAACAGAAGGATTTAAATTGTACGAAGAAGCGTCAAAGGACCaagaaataaactattatgaCGTTACATCGTTGTATCCATATGTTAACAAAACTGGGAAAATACCTCTAGGGCATCCCGAAATTGTCACAGAAAATTTCAAAGACATTACTAAATACGAGGGTCTGATCAAGTGTAAAATTGTACCTCCACGAGGACTCTACCTGCCTGTTTTACCCATGAAGTCGTATGGAAAACTGCTCTTCAGCCTATGCAGATCATGCGCAGACCAATACCAGCAGTCGCCATGTCAGCACACTGATAATGAAAGAGCTTTTCATGGTACTTGTGTTACAGATGAGGTGAAAATGGCCCTGTCTCAAGGTTACAAAATACTGAATATCTATGAAGTTTGGCATTTTGATAAGATATCACAGTATGACCAAAACTCCAAATGCGGCGGTATATTCACTGAATATGTGAATACATTCCTAAAAGTAAAACAGGAAGCCAGTAGGTGGCCTGAATGGTGCAAAACAGAAGATGACAAGCAGTCATATATTCAAAGATTTTATGACAAAGAAGGTATACTCTTAGACTATGATAGGATATGCAAAAATCCAGGCCTTCGATCCTTGGCAAAGCTGATGCTTAACTCATTCTGGGGCAAGTTTGGCCAACGTACAAACCTAGCACAGACGTCTTATGTAACAGATACAAAGGAGTTCTTTGACTTTATGACCAGCGATCAACAAGAAATAAAGAACATCCGTTTTGTAAATGAAGAAACTGTGCAGTTAGACTGGGCTTACaatgaagattttattgaggCTTCTTCTCGGACAAACGTTGTCATAGCTGCATATACAACAGCACAGGCGCGCCTGAAACTTTATAGTTACTTACAAGGCCTAAATGAACGCACTCTGTACTGTGACACAGattcaataatattttcatcCAAACCAGGGCAGTTGGAAACCACCACTCGGAGATTATCTGGGAGATATGACGGACGAGGTTTCGGGAAACAAAATTACGAACTTTGTGACTGGTGGACCAAAAAACTATGCATACAAAACAGAACGATGTGA